One part of the Marinobacter sp. MDS2 genome encodes these proteins:
- a CDS encoding histidine triad nucleotide-binding protein, with protein sequence MSETLFTKIINREIPADIVYEDDLTLAFKDINPQAPVHLLIIPKKHIATINDIEEDDREVVGHLYWVAAKLAKDMGFAEDGYRVVMNCGENSGQTVFHIHLHLLAGKPLGWPPYTDKMKQA encoded by the coding sequence ATGTCTGAAACACTCTTTACCAAGATCATCAACCGGGAGATCCCGGCCGACATCGTTTACGAAGACGATCTGACCCTAGCGTTCAAGGACATCAACCCGCAAGCGCCGGTGCATCTGCTGATTATTCCGAAGAAACACATCGCCACCATCAACGACATCGAAGAAGACGACCGGGAAGTGGTGGGGCATCTGTACTGGGTGGCGGCCAAGCTAGCCAAGGACATGGGCTTTGCCGAAGATGGCTACCGGGTGGTTATGAACTGCGGCGAGAACTCAGGGCAGACGGTGTTCCATATCCACCTGCACCTGCTGGCAGGCAAGCCTCTGGGCTGGCCGCCGTATACCGACAAGATGAAGCAGGCCTGA
- a CDS encoding substrate-binding domain-containing protein, which produces MMKLKSALTSVALAGSLAAVSVPAMARDTVNIVGSSTVYPFATVVAERFGRNTDFPTPKLESTGSGGGLKLFCAGIGTQHPDITNASRRMKKSEFEMCQNNGVKDITEVKIGADGIVIANSKDADPMDLSLRQVFLALAKEVPDPKGGDKLVANPYQKWSDIDSSLPNKEISVMGPPPTSGTRDAFVEIAMEGGCKTFDFIKAMDKKEMRSVCHSMREDGLFVEAGENDNLIVQRLAQDKDTLGIFGYSFLMENASQIQPATINGVEPTPDSIADEDYPVARSLFFYIKSAHVSVIPGIKEYAEAFTSESAWGDNGYLVDVGLIPNPRNVRMEVAKKVRNLTPMTGNEL; this is translated from the coding sequence GTGATGAAACTGAAATCAGCTCTGACGTCTGTTGCTTTGGCGGGTAGCCTTGCCGCCGTATCCGTGCCGGCGATGGCCCGCGACACTGTAAACATTGTTGGCTCTTCAACGGTGTACCCGTTTGCAACCGTGGTGGCCGAGCGCTTTGGTCGCAACACCGATTTCCCGACCCCGAAGCTTGAGTCCACCGGTTCCGGTGGTGGTTTGAAGTTGTTCTGCGCCGGTATTGGCACCCAGCATCCGGATATTACCAACGCGTCTCGTCGCATGAAGAAAAGCGAGTTCGAGATGTGCCAGAACAACGGCGTGAAAGACATCACTGAAGTGAAAATCGGCGCTGATGGCATTGTGATCGCCAACTCCAAAGATGCGGATCCGATGGATCTGAGCCTGCGGCAGGTGTTTCTGGCTCTGGCCAAAGAAGTACCGGACCCGAAAGGCGGCGACAAGCTGGTTGCCAATCCTTACCAGAAGTGGAGCGACATTGACTCCAGTCTGCCGAACAAAGAAATCAGCGTAATGGGTCCGCCACCGACTTCCGGCACCCGCGATGCCTTTGTTGAAATTGCCATGGAAGGTGGTTGTAAGACCTTCGACTTCATCAAGGCAATGGACAAGAAAGAAATGCGCAGTGTTTGCCACAGCATGCGTGAAGACGGTCTGTTTGTTGAAGCCGGCGAGAACGACAACCTGATCGTTCAGCGTCTGGCTCAGGATAAAGACACTTTGGGTATCTTCGGCTACAGTTTCCTTATGGAAAATGCCAGCCAGATTCAGCCAGCTACGATTAACGGTGTTGAGCCGACACCGGATAGCATTGCTGATGAAGACTATCCGGTTGCCCGGTCGCTGTTCTTCTACATCAAAAGTGCCCACGTGAGCGTGATTCCGGGTATCAAGGAATACGCCGAAGCGTTCACCAGTGAAAGTGCTTGGGGTGACAACGGCTATCTGGTTGATGTTGGCCTGATTCCGAACCCGCGGAACGTGCGCATGGAAGTGGCCAAAAAGGTACGCAACCTGACGCCGATGACCGGTAACGAGCTCTGA
- the pstA gene encoding phosphate ABC transporter permease PstA, whose product MTNQRTQAEIVRQSLKRRYRKERRFRLYGMTAIAVALLSLVVLFTDIIGKGYTGFIKTTMTLEVVLDGEQMYLEDPTDKDQISMADFQAPIIAALQRYFPEAQSRKDVRQLSRLSGNYASNQIRDLLQAQPELLGSTQTLEFLVHDTVSVYVKHADNPAYSIRLSEQQQRWVDELVEQGVVTTSFNDVFFSRGDSREPSNAGILGAIVGSLLTMLVTLVIAFPTGVAAAVYLEEFAPQNKLTDFIEVNINNLAAVPSIIFGLLGLAVFIGVFGMPRSVPVLGGLVLALMTLPTIIISSRAAIKSVPPSIREAAEGIGASKMQVVLHHVIPLAMPGMMTGSIIGMAQALGETAPLLLIGMVAFIVEVPEGFFSSATVLPVQIYQWASSAEQGFVELASAGIMILLAFMISMNGLAIWLRKRLERRW is encoded by the coding sequence ATGACTAACCAACGCACGCAGGCGGAAATTGTCCGCCAGTCGCTGAAGCGACGCTACCGCAAGGAGCGCAGGTTCCGGCTCTATGGCATGACCGCCATCGCCGTTGCGCTGCTGTCTTTGGTGGTGCTGTTCACCGATATCATCGGTAAGGGCTACACCGGTTTCATCAAAACGACGATGACTCTGGAGGTAGTGCTGGACGGTGAGCAGATGTATCTGGAGGATCCGACGGATAAAGACCAGATCTCTATGGCGGATTTTCAGGCACCGATCATTGCGGCCTTGCAGCGCTATTTCCCGGAGGCGCAGTCCCGAAAGGACGTTCGTCAGCTGAGCCGGTTGTCCGGAAACTACGCCAGCAACCAGATTCGTGATCTGTTGCAAGCGCAGCCTGAACTGCTGGGCTCCACGCAGACGCTGGAGTTTCTGGTCCACGATACCGTCTCGGTGTACGTCAAGCATGCCGACAACCCGGCCTACAGCATTCGATTGTCCGAGCAGCAACAGCGCTGGGTGGATGAGCTGGTGGAGCAGGGCGTAGTAACAACCAGTTTTAATGACGTGTTTTTCAGTCGCGGAGATTCCCGGGAACCGTCCAACGCGGGCATTCTGGGCGCGATTGTAGGTTCGTTGCTGACGATGCTGGTGACGTTAGTGATCGCATTCCCTACCGGTGTGGCTGCGGCGGTGTATCTGGAAGAATTCGCCCCGCAAAACAAACTGACCGACTTCATTGAGGTGAACATCAACAACCTGGCGGCGGTGCCGTCCATCATCTTCGGTCTGCTCGGGCTGGCGGTGTTTATCGGCGTGTTCGGGATGCCCCGGTCGGTGCCCGTGTTGGGTGGTTTGGTGTTGGCGTTGATGACTTTGCCTACCATCATCATTTCCAGCCGGGCGGCGATCAAAAGCGTTCCGCCGTCCATTCGCGAGGCGGCGGAAGGTATTGGTGCCTCCAAGATGCAGGTGGTACTGCATCACGTCATTCCGCTGGCGATGCCCGGCATGATGACCGGCTCGATCATTGGTATGGCGCAGGCGCTCGGTGAAACCGCGCCCCTGCTATTGATCGGGATGGTGGCGTTTATCGTCGAAGTGCCGGAAGGCTTCTTCAGCTCCGCCACTGTGCTTCCTGTGCAGATTTATCAATGGGCCAGCAGTGCCGAGCAGGGCTTCGTGGAGCTGGCCTCTGCCGGCATCATGATCTTGCTGGCCTTTATGATTTCCATGAACGGTTTGGCCATTTGGTTGCGTAAACGTCTAGAGCGCCGGTGGTAA
- the phoU gene encoding phosphate signaling complex protein PhoU: MSNSKDDVYGDHISAKFNDELTELKTQFLNMGGMVESQVEQAIEALTDNNSQLAEDVRLNDKTVDRMEMDLDEEAILVIARRQPAARDLRLVISVIKMVADLERVGDEAKKIAKMAIKLSEEGQAPRGYVEIRHIGKHVQSMLHDALDAFARLDTDQALRVMKEDKQVDEEYQAAARALLTFMMEDARNITRCMMVMWVLRALERIGDHACNIAEHVIFMAKGEDVRHASMEETERVVGR, encoded by the coding sequence ATGTCCAATTCAAAAGATGATGTATACGGCGACCACATTTCCGCCAAATTCAACGACGAACTGACCGAACTGAAAACCCAGTTTCTGAACATGGGCGGTATGGTGGAGAGTCAGGTTGAGCAGGCGATTGAGGCGCTTACCGATAACAACAGCCAACTGGCCGAAGATGTTCGGTTGAATGACAAAACCGTTGACCGGATGGAAATGGATCTCGATGAAGAGGCCATCCTGGTGATTGCCCGTCGCCAACCTGCAGCGCGAGATCTGCGTTTGGTTATTTCTGTGATCAAGATGGTCGCTGACCTTGAGCGCGTGGGCGATGAGGCGAAAAAGATCGCCAAAATGGCGATCAAGCTGTCTGAAGAAGGGCAGGCTCCGCGTGGCTATGTGGAAATTCGCCACATCGGTAAGCACGTGCAAAGCATGCTGCACGATGCACTGGACGCGTTCGCCCGGTTGGATACCGATCAGGCATTACGTGTTATGAAAGAAGACAAACAAGTCGATGAAGAGTACCAGGCCGCCGCGCGCGCTTTGCTGACCTTCATGATGGAAGATGCCCGTAATATCACCCGGTGCATGATGGTGATGTGGGTATTGCGCGCTTTGGAGCGCATCGGCGATCACGCCTGTAACATTGCCGAACACGTGATTTTCATGGCCAAAGGTGAAGACGTGCGGCACGCTTCCATGGAAGAAACTGAGCGGGTGGTTGGGCGCTGA
- the pstB gene encoding phosphate ABC transporter ATP-binding protein PstB — translation MNNMSATAMRTENMSDKVAKPVIDEKPENAVITEGTTVGRPFADDPKFKLRNVEVFYGESPAIKNISLDIGRNEVIAFIGPSGCGKSTFLRCLNRMNDSIDICRVKGSLMLDDQDIYDPKRDVVELRARVGMVFQKPNPFPKSIYDNVAYGPRIHGLANRKSDLDDIVENSLRKAGLWDEVKDRLDASATGMSGGQQQRLCIARAIAVSPEVILMDEPCSALDPIATAKVEELIAEMSESYTIVIVTHSMQQAARVSDRTAYFHLGHLVEVNDTDKVFTAPDHQLTESYITGRFG, via the coding sequence ATGAACAATATGAGTGCAACAGCGATGCGTACCGAGAATATGTCCGACAAGGTGGCTAAACCCGTGATTGATGAAAAACCTGAAAACGCAGTGATTACCGAAGGCACCACCGTAGGCCGACCGTTTGCCGACGACCCGAAGTTCAAGCTGCGCAACGTGGAAGTGTTCTATGGCGAGAGCCCGGCCATCAAGAACATCAGCCTGGATATTGGCCGCAACGAAGTGATTGCGTTTATCGGACCGTCAGGCTGCGGTAAATCCACCTTTCTGCGGTGCCTGAACCGAATGAACGACAGCATCGATATCTGTCGGGTGAAAGGTTCACTGATGTTGGACGATCAGGATATCTACGACCCCAAGCGGGATGTGGTGGAACTGCGAGCCCGGGTTGGCATGGTGTTCCAGAAGCCGAACCCGTTCCCGAAGTCGATCTACGACAACGTGGCCTACGGCCCCCGGATTCACGGTTTGGCGAACCGCAAGTCAGACCTGGACGACATCGTTGAAAACAGCCTGCGCAAAGCCGGTTTGTGGGACGAAGTGAAAGACCGTCTGGATGCCAGCGCAACCGGTATGTCGGGTGGCCAGCAGCAGCGTTTATGCATTGCCCGTGCGATCGCTGTGAGCCCGGAAGTGATCCTGATGGATGAACCCTGCTCGGCGCTGGACCCCATTGCAACCGCGAAGGTCGAAGAATTGATCGCGGAAATGTCGGAAAGCTACACCATCGTGATTGTAACCCACTCGATGCAGCAGGCAGCTCGGGTTTCCGATCGCACCGCTTACTTCCACCTTGGGCATCTGGTGGAAGTGAACGACACCGACAAAGTATTTACCGCCCCTGATCACCAATTGACCGAGTCCTACATTACCGGTCGTTTTGGTTAA
- a CDS encoding FAD-dependent monooxygenase, giving the protein MTQAFDIVIVGAGMVGAALATGLGREGFNVAMVDRAPAPEFSPDAAPDIRVSALSAGSEAYLRSLGAWDHILAMRASPYRRLAVWDEAPHPLSNLLPRTVNHVEFTADGLNATHLGHIVENSVTQKGLWQAAEAEPSVSILAGYGVSSISQTESHATVTLENGQELTAALVIGADGGQSRVRDMAGIGITKDQYSQQAMIISVRYQGEVQDITWQGFYPSGPRAFLPLYSAGAHFPGESRGSLVWYDSPAAIGRLKSLSDEALMAEIQKAFPQELPPLTHIEERGSFPIARQHAKRYYSSRVVLTGDAAHTINPLAGQGVNLGFQDAECLQGLLKEARRGGEDLASAHWLGLYEQQRRPANRRMMLAMDLFYHLFSNTIPPLHLARNLGLGAARALPFARNKVARYAMGLDSQPPAIFREITNRLPMPNWL; this is encoded by the coding sequence ATGACTCAAGCTTTTGATATTGTGATCGTCGGCGCCGGTATGGTCGGCGCCGCTCTTGCCACCGGTTTGGGGCGCGAAGGCTTCAATGTTGCCATGGTGGACCGCGCTCCGGCCCCGGAGTTCAGCCCGGACGCTGCGCCGGATATTCGCGTGTCTGCTCTGAGTGCCGGCAGCGAAGCCTATCTGCGAAGCCTCGGCGCCTGGGATCATATTCTCGCGATGCGAGCCTCGCCCTACCGGCGCCTCGCTGTTTGGGACGAAGCCCCCCACCCTTTGAGCAACCTGCTTCCCAGAACCGTCAATCACGTTGAGTTCACTGCCGACGGGCTCAATGCCACGCACCTTGGCCACATTGTGGAAAACTCCGTCACCCAGAAAGGGCTATGGCAAGCGGCAGAGGCTGAACCAAGTGTTTCTATACTGGCGGGCTACGGTGTTTCCAGCATTTCCCAAACCGAGTCGCATGCCACAGTTACCCTTGAAAACGGCCAAGAGCTGACAGCGGCTTTGGTGATTGGCGCCGATGGCGGCCAATCCCGGGTCCGAGACATGGCCGGTATCGGCATCACCAAAGACCAATACAGCCAGCAAGCGATGATTATTTCCGTGCGCTATCAGGGCGAGGTGCAGGACATTACCTGGCAGGGATTTTACCCTTCCGGCCCCAGAGCGTTTTTGCCGCTATACAGCGCCGGTGCCCATTTTCCGGGTGAAAGCCGAGGTTCACTGGTCTGGTACGACTCTCCCGCCGCTATCGGACGCCTGAAGAGCCTGAGCGATGAGGCCTTGATGGCTGAAATCCAGAAAGCGTTTCCACAGGAACTGCCGCCACTGACTCATATTGAAGAACGCGGCAGCTTCCCCATCGCCCGACAACACGCCAAACGATACTATTCCAGCCGCGTTGTGCTCACCGGCGATGCCGCCCACACCATCAACCCGCTGGCCGGGCAAGGGGTGAATCTGGGCTTTCAGGACGCCGAATGCTTGCAGGGCCTGCTGAAAGAAGCACGCCGCGGCGGAGAGGATCTCGCCAGCGCCCACTGGCTGGGGCTTTATGAGCAACAACGCCGCCCGGCAAACCGGCGCATGATGCTGGCCATGGACCTGTTCTATCACCTGTTCAGCAACACCATTCCGCCGCTGCACCTGGCCCGCAACCTTGGCCTTGGCGCAGCCCGCGCCCTGCCCTTTGCCCGCAACAAAGTGGCCCGCTACGCCATGGGGCTGGACAGCCAGCCGCCGGCGATATTTCGGGAAATCACCAACCGGTTACCTATGCCAAACTGGCTTTAA
- the pstC gene encoding phosphate ABC transporter permease subunit PstC → MQTANLLPLILVIAVIAYGLAYMRSRTVAGPMGGIRNLKALPFYYAARAALWCAIPALIVLSTWAAFEGKVIQNLVVGSLPTEMLPQSAGEASLIMSQINNVAAGKLNPDFVPTDVVSAADKLGILKAQSSQFKTVLVVLIAVLGAAFAWSRVQPQINARENVERTLRWIFFACAALAVLTTVGIVFSVIFETVRFFGKVPITEFLFGTSWSPQTALRADQVGSDGAFGIIPLFTGTLLISAIALLVAVPTGLLSAVYLSEYASKSARSVIKPLLEMLAGVPTVVYGFFAALTVAPFIRDLAEAIGLEASSQSALAAGLVMGIMIIPFVSSLSDDVINAVPRTLRDGSLALGATQSETMKNVIFPAALPGIMGGILLAASRAIGETMIVVMAAGLAANLTANPLDSVTTVTVQIVTLLTGDQEFDSAKTLAAFALGMMLFILTLALNMIALKVVRKYREQYD, encoded by the coding sequence ATGCAAACGGCCAATCTATTGCCCCTGATTCTGGTGATTGCCGTCATAGCCTATGGATTGGCGTACATGCGGTCGCGAACGGTTGCTGGCCCGATGGGTGGTATCCGTAACCTCAAGGCATTGCCCTTTTATTACGCTGCCCGGGCAGCTTTGTGGTGTGCCATTCCCGCCTTGATTGTTTTGAGCACTTGGGCAGCGTTTGAAGGCAAGGTGATTCAAAATCTGGTCGTGGGTTCCCTGCCGACCGAAATGCTGCCGCAATCGGCAGGTGAAGCCAGTTTGATTATGTCCCAGATCAATAACGTCGCGGCGGGTAAGCTAAACCCGGATTTTGTGCCGACGGACGTTGTCAGTGCTGCTGATAAGCTGGGCATTTTGAAAGCCCAGAGCAGCCAGTTCAAAACGGTTTTGGTGGTGTTGATTGCCGTGCTCGGTGCCGCTTTTGCGTGGAGCCGGGTGCAGCCCCAGATCAATGCCCGGGAGAACGTCGAGCGTACACTCCGGTGGATCTTCTTCGCCTGTGCGGCGTTGGCGGTACTGACCACGGTCGGCATTGTCTTCTCCGTGATTTTCGAAACCGTCCGGTTCTTCGGCAAGGTGCCGATTACTGAATTCCTGTTTGGTACGTCCTGGAGCCCGCAAACGGCACTTCGGGCCGATCAGGTGGGTTCCGACGGTGCGTTTGGCATCATTCCCCTGTTTACCGGTACCTTGCTGATTTCTGCGATCGCTTTGCTGGTGGCCGTACCCACCGGTTTGTTGTCTGCGGTCTACTTGTCTGAATACGCCTCGAAATCGGCTCGGTCCGTCATCAAACCGTTGCTGGAAATGCTCGCGGGTGTGCCGACCGTCGTTTACGGTTTTTTTGCGGCGTTAACAGTGGCGCCTTTTATCCGCGATCTGGCTGAAGCGATCGGGTTGGAGGCCTCCTCCCAGAGTGCGCTGGCAGCAGGCCTGGTAATGGGCATCATGATTATCCCGTTCGTATCGTCGCTTTCAGATGACGTGATCAACGCGGTACCTCGCACCCTGCGGGATGGCTCGCTCGCGCTCGGCGCTACCCAGTCCGAAACCATGAAGAACGTAATTTTCCCGGCGGCTTTGCCCGGCATCATGGGCGGTATTCTGCTGGCGGCGTCCCGGGCGATTGGTGAAACCATGATTGTGGTCATGGCAGCCGGTCTTGCGGCCAACCTGACCGCCAATCCGCTGGATTCGGTGACCACGGTTACGGTTCAGATCGTCACCCTGCTGACCGGTGACCAGGAATTCGACAGCGCCAAGACCCTCGCAGCCTTCGCCTTGGGCATGATGCTGTTCATTCTGACCCTGGCCCTCAACATGATTGCCCTGAAAGTGGTTCGCAAATATAGGGAACAATATGACTAA
- a CDS encoding acyl-CoA thioesterase, giving the protein MTAFDDDKPNPRGELTLQVVPLPSDTNANGDVFAGWLVKQMDIAAATMAGRISRGRSATVAMDRMEFLSPLRVGSQVSCYCELVDIGRSSMKINVEVWMLDRFAKTPRKVTEGLFIYVAIDDQGRIREVPDQP; this is encoded by the coding sequence ATGACAGCGTTTGATGATGATAAACCGAACCCACGCGGCGAGCTTACCCTACAGGTAGTGCCACTTCCCTCCGACACCAATGCGAATGGCGATGTGTTTGCCGGTTGGCTGGTCAAACAGATGGATATTGCCGCCGCCACCATGGCAGGGCGTATTTCCCGTGGCCGCAGCGCAACGGTCGCCATGGACCGAATGGAATTTTTATCGCCGCTGCGCGTGGGCTCCCAGGTAAGCTGCTATTGCGAACTGGTGGACATTGGCCGCAGTTCCATGAAGATCAATGTAGAAGTGTGGATGCTGGACCGCTTCGCCAAGACACCTCGAAAGGTCACCGAAGGGCTGTTTATCTATGTAGCGATCGATGATCAGGGCCGCATACGGGAAGTGCCAGACCAGCCATAG